The following DNA comes from Hahella chejuensis KCTC 2396.
AATGATGAATTGATAGGCGGACAAGGTAATGATGAGCTATATGGAGAGGAAGGCAATGACCGCTTGATTGGCGGGAGTGGAGACGACCTCATGAGCGGCGACGCCGGCGATGATGTATTTATTTTACTTGGCGGAGACGAGGGCGCTGACCGTTTCATGGGGGGCGCAGGGTTTGATGCAATCATTGGCTCCACTGAAAATAACGTTGTTCGCTTGCCTATAATGAAAGACGGCGATCCCAAATCAGTACTGGATGTTGAGCAGATTAACCTGGGCGCCGGGACGAACTTGATCCTTGGCGCGGATGGATACAATGGGAATGATGTGCTCGATTTTAGTTCGGTAGAACTGATTGGCGTCGCTCGTATTGAGTTGCGTAACGGAGCGGACACTGTTATTGGCTCTTTAGGCGACGACTACATTGACGGCGGCTTTCGGGATGATAATCTCCGTGGAAACGATGGGAATGACACCCTTATCGGCGGGAGAGACAATGACCGCTTATACGGCGACAATGGCGTTGATACTCTGGACGGTGGTTCAGGCGATGATTATCTTGATGGCGGGGCGGGTGCAGATGTATATCTCTACGCGCCCTCCGGTGATGTCGACACTATTGCTGACTCTGATGACTCCGGCCAAAATAATCTGGTTATCTCCGGCGGCGTCAGCAAAGAGCAGCTGTGGTTCCGGCGCTCCGGCGTTAAGCTGGTGATTGACCTGATTGGGTATGGAGCGAGAGACAAGGTCGTGATCAACGGCTGGTATGAATCAGATACGAAGTCGCTGAGCCAGATTACGCTGAATGACTCCGTCATTTCTGAAGAGGATATCACTGCATTGGCGGATTTAATGTCAGGCTACTCCGCCCCCAGTTCCGGCCAGCTGACTGTGTCGGACTCTGAGTGGGAGACCATCAAAGCCAGCATTAACGCGAAGTGGCGATAGCCGTTCGCTAACGAAAGAAGTAAAGCCGGCTAGCAATAGTCGGCTTTTTTCGTTGGGTATCCCCCATTTGGCAATACCATTAACACTCGGAACGCACACTTCCTCAAGCCACAGAATCCGACCCACCCTTAGCCTCCAGCAATCCTGGCTTGATCAGCGAGTAGTAGCGATATTGGCCGGGGCCGGATTTTTTGGCTTCGTACATGGCTTCGTCGGCGTAGCGGAGGAGGGTGGTTTCGTCGTCGGCGTCGTCTGGGTAAACGGCGATGCCGATGCTGGGGGAGGTATGAATGTGGGCGCCGCCCAGTATGTACGGCCGCGACAGGCTGATGACGACGCTTTTGGCGAGGCGGGCGGAGTTGTTGAGGTTCTTGTGGTCAAGGGCGACGATGACGAATTCGTCTCCGCCCAGGCGTGAAATCAGATCGGACTCACGGCAAACGTTTTTCAGGCGAAATGCGACTTCCCGCAGCAGGGCGTCTCCCGCGTCGTGGCCATAAGTGTCGTTAACGGCTTTGAAGCGGTCCATGTCCAGATACAGCAGCGCCAGCTTGCGTTTGCGGCGGCGGGCCATGGCCAGCTCTTGAAACAGGTAGGCGGTCAGAAAGCGTCGGTTGGCGAGCCCGGTAAGGGAGTCGTGAGTGGCGAAGTATTCCGCCTGACGTTGCGCGGTCATCTCGGAAATGAGCAGCGCCGCGCCGACAGGGCCGCTTTGCCCGTCCTCGAAGAGCGGCAGGCAGGCGGCCAGAAAGTGTCTTTCCAGTTCATTCGACGTGTCCTCTATGACGGCTTCTGCATTGTAGGAAGGCGTTCCTGACAACAGCGTTTGTGAAAGCGGCGTTTCAAATTGCGTCAGAAGTTCAGAAGGCAGTTCAGTGATCATGCGCCCATTCACTACACTGTTTTGTAGTCCGCTCCACTCGGCCAGTCTCCCATTCATGCGCAAGCAGCGCATGTTCTGGTCGACAATGACGATGCCGATAGGAGCGCCTTCATAAAGCATATCCAATTCCGCATATTGACGTTGTAACGCGGTCTCCCTGGACTCCAATTGCCGCATCATGTCGCCCAGCGCGTCGCTCAGGAGATGGATTTCCTGAGGCGCGGACTGTCTCATGCGAAAGGCGACCAGACGGGCGCCGTCTTTGATTTCCCGCGCTGCGGCGGCGAGAGACTTCAATGGCCGGGAAATTTGCTTAGCAATACCCCATCCCAACAGAGCGAATACGGCGGCGATAAATGCTCCCCAGCGCCAGATAGCGGTTCGCAACTGACGAACCGGCGCCAGCGCTGTTTCAGCCTGTTGGCGCGCCACGACAGTCCAACCCAAGCCTTTATAGCTGCGGAAGCCTTTGGTGTCGGCGAATCCCGTCAGGTAGCGCTCGCCGTCTGGCCATTGGGTCAGGCCTATCGCATTGGCCTTGAGCGAATCCGGCAAATAGATGTCCATGGCGAGCAGGGCGTCGGGCCCCAGAATAACGCGGTGCTGTTGGGATAGCACCAAGAACTCGAGCTTTTGACTTTGGTGGCGCAGAACATTCGCCGCCAGCTCCGACGCCCAGTCCCAACTCACATAAGCGCCCAGTATCCCGATAACAAGACCTTGCGAGTTACGGACAGGGGTGGCCATCTCAATGAAATTTGAAAGCTTTGTGGTAAAGCCGGGACTATCGACGCCATCCTGGCGCAGGCTGCGAATATCGCCCACATAAGGGCCAGCTTTGCCGTTGAGCCACCAAGTCTGGTCTGAGACATTCATTCCCTCCATCAAACCGCCGGTGGCTTGCAGCACAAGACCGTTCTCATCAGTGAAGCCGATCCAGGCGTAATATTCCTGGGTTTTCTTCAGCGCTTCCAGGATATTACGGCGCTCCTCCTCCTGGCCATCACGCAAATAGCGGATGGTGGGAAGGCTGGAGACGTTGATGATGTCCCGCAATCTTGCGTAGATGCCCCGATCGAGATCTTCGGCCAATTGCGACGCTGCGCCGATGAACTGGCGATCCAGTTCTTTCTGAAGGCGGAGGGAGGCTTCGTAATCGACAATAGCGCTCACCACGGCGGTCGTCGCGATGACCACACCGGCGAAGCTGAGAGAAAGCAGGGTCCTTAACCTTAAGTTCATTGCGGACGTCCCGGCCACAAGGGGAGGGTTCTTTAGGTGTAGATGAGCGGACCCAAAACTGCAAGAGGTAAGCGATGGCGGAAGAAAATATATTTTCTCCCGCCTGTGTGGGTCTAAAGACTCCAATCCGCGACCAGACGACCCTCGGCAAGCTCTATC
Coding sequences within:
- a CDS encoding diguanylate cyclase domain-containing protein; the encoded protein is MNLRLRTLLSLSFAGVVIATTAVVSAIVDYEASLRLQKELDRQFIGAASQLAEDLDRGIYARLRDIINVSSLPTIRYLRDGQEEERRNILEALKKTQEYYAWIGFTDENGLVLQATGGLMEGMNVSDQTWWLNGKAGPYVGDIRSLRQDGVDSPGFTTKLSNFIEMATPVRNSQGLVIGILGAYVSWDWASELAANVLRHQSQKLEFLVLSQQHRVILGPDALLAMDIYLPDSLKANAIGLTQWPDGERYLTGFADTKGFRSYKGLGWTVVARQQAETALAPVRQLRTAIWRWGAFIAAVFALLGWGIAKQISRPLKSLAAAAREIKDGARLVAFRMRQSAPQEIHLLSDALGDMMRQLESRETALQRQYAELDMLYEGAPIGIVIVDQNMRCLRMNGRLAEWSGLQNSVVNGRMITELPSELLTQFETPLSQTLLSGTPSYNAEAVIEDTSNELERHFLAACLPLFEDGQSGPVGAALLISEMTAQRQAEYFATHDSLTGLANRRFLTAYLFQELAMARRRKRKLALLYLDMDRFKAVNDTYGHDAGDALLREVAFRLKNVCRESDLISRLGGDEFVIVALDHKNLNNSARLAKSVVISLSRPYILGGAHIHTSPSIGIAVYPDDADDETTLLRYADEAMYEAKKSGPGQYRYYSLIKPGLLEAKGGSDSVA